One Microplitis demolitor isolate Queensland-Clemson2020A chromosome 2, iyMicDemo2.1a, whole genome shotgun sequence DNA segment encodes these proteins:
- the LOC103580255 gene encoding uncharacterized protein LOC103580255 has protein sequence MKTKILYLFFVILGIGIGMAESTNEELTSKDLNSRRDNPVTELVDYILSYNGQGRTFGIKRLQFMMMPMIFKMGVIMTLLVVLTVVSLKGLTVGIILLVLKLSSLFGKFYASFQSQKATWTPPAPPVHFHVHNDPGYSHYDNGWEAPAADYYHKGQHPVHPIQHPPHGY, from the exons atgaagacaaaaattttgtatttattttttgtcatacTTGGCATCGGTATTGGGATGGCCGAATCGACGAACGAGGAATTGACCAGTAAGGATTTAAATTCCAGACGAGATAATCCAGTTACTGAACTTGTCGACTATATATTGAGTTACAACGGACaag gaaGGACGTTCGGGATTAAAAGATTGCAATTTATGATGATGCCgatgatatttaaaatggGTGTGATAATGACTTTGTTGGTTGTCTTGACTGTTGTTTCGTTGAAGGGGTTAACTGTTG gaatAATACTGCTGGTGTTAAAACTGAGTTCACTTTTCGGCAAATTTTACGCATCATTCCAGTCACAGAAAGCAACATGGACGCCGCCGGCCCCACCGGTTCATTTTCACGTTCATAATGACCCTGGTTATAGTCACTACGATAATGGATGGGAAGCACCGGCAGctgattattatcataaagGACAGCATCCTGTCCATCCTATACAACATCCTCCCCATGGATATTag
- the LOC103580253 gene encoding uncharacterized protein LOC103580253 produces MAVVYFLLVSIGCFLLTFSLVDADEGQDVLGCFMEDDSLGCVKNLTDASLDQIELQVTGNRDNVTFSQVIERTSDFVMDQVNHFFDDKDPADTNRESRKIKIGKKKKKLLHKLLPIFHLFQAKISLLLQLVSTHFQFKFFAIAVIGLIINFIRLWIDIKKGHHPAKVIYYEHAQHQHHYEPEEEPSYWKKRSLDTNNQLAFSSWPRR; encoded by the exons ATGGctgtagtttattttcttctgGTGTCTATTGGTTGCTTTTTGTTGACATTTTCGTTAGTGGACGCTGATGAAGGACAGGATGTTCTTGGGTGTTTTATGGAGGACGACAGTCTTGGGTGTGTGAAGAATCTAACGGACGCAAGTTTGGATCAAATTGAGTTGCAAGTTACTGGCAACAGAGACAACGTCACCTTCAGCCAAGTCATCGAGAGGACAAGTGATTTTGTGATGGACCAagtcaatcatttttttgatgaCAAAGATCCCGCTGATACAAATC gCGAgtcgagaaaaataaaaatcggcaagaagaagaagaaactCCTGCATAAATTGCTGCCAATTTTCCACTTGTTTCAAGCGAAAATAAGTCTTCTGCTGCAACTGGTGTCAACTCACTttcagttcaaattttttgcaatAGCCGTCATAGGtctgattattaatttcatcCGGTTGTGGATCGACATAAAAAAAGGGCATCATCCGGCAAAGGTAATTTATTACGAGCACGCTCAGCACCAGCATCATTACGAGCCCGAGGAGGAGCCGAGTTACTGGAAAAAAAGATCTCTGGACACGAATAACCAGCTGGCATTTAGTAGTTGGCCCAGACGCTAA
- the LOC103580247 gene encoding uncharacterized protein LOC103580247 — protein sequence MIRKIIIFCVLCVSVFAQKFSRRPIPIFRDQTPELLLPNNATAIRENIVDTFSCENRIYGYYADIDNECQVFHVCMPQYRGSRRWSFICPAETVFNQETFVCTRVNESIPCEESEQYYVLNEEFGKEEPEDTENEESNKIDGENQPTNTQDNQQAPGYAPDTGYTNEVPAVTPFSRNPRTRGRPGRRGKNSRVGTTLPGKSERYDTTPLNFIQ from the exons atgatacgGAAGATTATCATTTTCTGTGTTCTCTGTGTCTCGGTTTTTGCTCAGAAATTTTCTAGAAGACCTATTCCTATTTTTaga gatcaAACGCCGGAATTACTTTTACCGAACAATGCTACAGCAATTAGAGAAAATATTGTCGATACATTTTCATGTGAAAATCGTATCTATGGTTACTACGCTGATATCGATAATGAATGTCAAGTTTTTCATGTTTGCATGCCGCAATATCGGGGATCGCGTCGCTGGAGTTTTATTTGTCCTGCGGAAACGGTTTTTAACCAG GAAACGTTTGTGTGCACGAGAGTAAATGAATCGATACCTTGCGAAGAGTCGGAGCAGTACTACGTCCTGAATGAGGAGTTCGGAAAAGAGGAGCCAGAGGATACGGAAAATGAGGAGAGCAATAAAATTGATGGGGAAAACCAGCCGACCAACACTCAGGATAACCAGCAAGCGCCTGGATACGCACCAGACACTGGGTATACTAATGAAGTGCCGGCAGTGACTCCGTTCTCGCGGAATCCGCGGACGAGAGGTCGCCCGGGACGGAGAGGaaaaaattcgcgggttgGTACAACGTTGCCAGGAAAAAGTGAACGCTATGATACGACCCCTTTGAACTTTATTCAATAA